A genomic stretch from Polaromonas hydrogenivorans includes:
- a CDS encoding branched-chain amino acid ABC transporter permease, producing MIHKVNKAAVVVAALLAVMAALPIVVPGDYLLSYGINLLQYGTLATAWALFSGPTRYISLATTAFFGIGAYTVAVLGEALPWPAVLAVALLIGALVALVVGLSTLRLSGVHFVIFTFGLTELIRQLVTWYEVNVTKSIGRYIFLDMSQLEIYWQLLALLALALLTGWLIRRSRLGLALRVIGEDETVARHLGINTTAAKVLLFTISSVFMTLVGAVMSPRWTYIDPAIVFNANLSFQVLIMSLLGGAGHLLGPLAGVIPLTALFEFLSARFPNHFSVLLGVTFLVIVYLVPNGVVERVRLWFRRPAAMVAKEA from the coding sequence ATGATTCACAAAGTTAACAAGGCGGCCGTCGTTGTGGCAGCTCTCTTGGCCGTGATGGCTGCACTTCCCATCGTCGTTCCGGGCGACTACCTCTTGTCGTACGGCATCAATCTGCTCCAGTACGGCACGCTGGCTACCGCCTGGGCGCTTTTTTCAGGGCCGACGCGCTACATCTCGCTGGCGACCACGGCCTTCTTCGGCATAGGCGCCTATACCGTGGCGGTGCTGGGAGAGGCGCTACCCTGGCCAGCGGTACTTGCCGTGGCCCTGCTGATCGGGGCACTTGTCGCGCTGGTGGTCGGGCTGTCCACGTTGCGACTGTCCGGTGTTCACTTCGTGATCTTTACGTTCGGACTTACGGAACTCATTCGTCAACTGGTCACCTGGTACGAGGTCAACGTCACCAAATCCATCGGACGCTACATTTTCCTTGACATGTCACAGCTTGAAATTTACTGGCAGTTGCTGGCACTGCTCGCGCTGGCTCTTCTCACCGGTTGGCTGATCAGGCGATCGCGCCTTGGGCTGGCCTTGCGCGTCATCGGCGAAGACGAGACGGTCGCCAGGCATCTGGGCATCAACACCACCGCCGCCAAGGTGCTGCTCTTTACCATCAGCTCCGTATTCATGACGCTGGTAGGTGCGGTGATGTCGCCGCGCTGGACCTACATCGACCCGGCGATTGTGTTCAATGCCAACTTGTCATTCCAGGTGCTTATCATGTCCTTGCTCGGTGGCGCTGGACACCTGCTCGGTCCGCTGGCCGGCGTGATACCGCTCACGGCCCTGTTCGAGTTCCTGTCCGCACGTTTCCCCAACCATTTTTCCGTGCTTCTCGGCGTGACTTTCCTCGTCATCGTCTATCTGGTTCCCAATGGGGTGGTCGAGCGTGTGCGTTTATGGTTCCGGCGTCCGGCTGCCATGGTGGCGAAGGAGGCATAG
- a CDS encoding branched-chain amino acid ABC transporter permease, with product MLLVELTLAALTLGGLYALIAMGLTLQYGVARIMNLSHGEFMIGAAFLAYWLVSAQGLHPLLALCIALPIGFALQWLVYQTLLMPLVRRAPSPAALEVDSILATFGMLFIVQGIALVIFGGGYFSYDYLSMPVHVMGTAVAANRLLAAGFAIVIGLVVYVVLVRSRWGTAMRAMAGAPRFAHLVGINPRSMAAFAFALGGALVAAAGVLVSMFLPFSASMGVTFTMKALVIVIMGGVGNLMGCLLAALLLGIVETLVTRFIDPGLTLAATFAIFLLVLLLRPQGLFGRVGR from the coding sequence ATGTTGCTTGTTGAACTGACCCTTGCTGCGCTAACGCTGGGCGGTCTGTACGCTTTGATTGCGATGGGCCTGACGCTGCAGTACGGCGTTGCCAGAATCATGAACCTCTCGCACGGCGAATTCATGATAGGGGCTGCGTTCCTGGCTTACTGGCTGGTAAGCGCACAAGGCCTGCACCCGCTGCTGGCCTTGTGCATAGCGCTGCCGATTGGCTTTGCCTTGCAATGGCTTGTTTACCAGACGCTGCTCATGCCGCTGGTACGGCGCGCACCCTCGCCGGCCGCGCTGGAGGTGGACAGCATACTGGCGACCTTCGGCATGCTGTTCATTGTGCAGGGCATTGCGCTGGTGATCTTCGGCGGTGGCTACTTCAGCTATGACTACCTTTCCATGCCTGTCCATGTGATGGGCACCGCAGTGGCTGCGAATCGCCTGCTCGCGGCCGGTTTCGCCATCGTCATCGGCCTGGTGGTGTACGTCGTACTGGTGCGCTCGCGCTGGGGCACGGCAATGCGTGCGATGGCGGGAGCCCCGCGCTTTGCACACCTGGTGGGCATCAATCCTCGTTCGATGGCGGCGTTTGCCTTCGCGCTCGGTGGCGCACTGGTGGCTGCGGCCGGCGTGCTGGTGAGCATGTTTCTGCCCTTCAGCGCCTCAATGGGCGTGACCTTCACGATGAAGGCCTTGGTGATCGTCATCATGGGTGGAGTGGGAAACCTCATGGGCTGTCTGCTCGCCGCCCTCCTGCTGGGGATCGTGGAGACGCTTGTGACGCGTTTCATTGATCCAGGACTGACATTGGCCGCCACGTTTGCAATTTTCCTGTTGGTGCTGCTGTTGCGCCCTCAGGGTCTGTTTGGAAGGGTTGGACGATGA
- a CDS encoding amino acid ABC transporter substrate-binding protein produces the protein MKRRHWISTLATFFGVALVGLSAPAMADEAPKSIRIGWSLAKTGPNAPGGDTTLRPNYEMWVKEVNAAGGLMLKAYGKRVPIEVVEYDDRSSTEEAVRAIDRLISQDKVDLILPPWGTAVNLAVAPMLAKHGYPQLGSTALTDKAAEFAKRWPSIFFMLGSGGSYAEALMSQLDAARKAGKIGDKVAMLYVADGFGVDAATAARKAAAAHNFKLVLDKSYPVGTQDLSPLLNEVKGLSPDAFIAFSYPPDTVLISDQSRVLSFNPKIFYTGVGTQFPFFKAKYGAGAEGQMSLGGVDGDSQLIKEYFKRHKDLTGKEPDSWGSPVTYASLQVLQQSIERVGKIDRPAILREIKTGSFETVLGPIKFENQQLSGIFLVGQWQNGVFQGVGPSAIKGAKPAVIPKPVWKN, from the coding sequence ATGAAACGCAGACACTGGATTTCTACACTAGCCACATTTTTCGGCGTCGCACTCGTCGGCCTCTCGGCCCCGGCCATGGCCGATGAAGCGCCCAAGAGCATTCGTATCGGCTGGTCGCTTGCCAAGACGGGGCCCAATGCGCCCGGCGGCGACACCACGTTACGTCCCAACTACGAAATGTGGGTCAAGGAGGTCAATGCGGCCGGTGGTCTGATGCTCAAGGCCTATGGTAAGCGGGTGCCGATTGAGGTGGTTGAGTACGACGATCGCTCCAGTACCGAAGAAGCGGTACGTGCAATTGACAGACTCATTTCGCAGGACAAGGTTGATCTCATTCTTCCCCCATGGGGCACTGCGGTCAATCTTGCGGTAGCACCGATGTTGGCCAAGCATGGCTACCCACAACTCGGCTCCACCGCCCTCACCGACAAGGCGGCGGAGTTTGCCAAGCGCTGGCCATCCATCTTTTTCATGCTTGGTTCCGGCGGTAGTTACGCCGAAGCGTTGATGAGCCAGCTCGACGCAGCACGCAAGGCCGGCAAGATTGGCGACAAGGTGGCCATGCTGTATGTAGCCGACGGCTTCGGTGTCGATGCCGCAACGGCGGCGCGCAAGGCGGCCGCTGCGCACAACTTCAAGCTGGTTCTCGACAAGAGTTATCCCGTTGGCACACAGGATCTGTCGCCGCTGCTCAACGAGGTCAAAGGACTATCACCCGATGCTTTTATTGCTTTCTCTTATCCGCCCGACACGGTGCTGATCAGCGATCAGTCGCGCGTGCTGAGTTTCAATCCCAAGATTTTTTACACAGGAGTAGGCACCCAGTTCCCGTTCTTCAAGGCCAAGTACGGCGCAGGCGCCGAAGGTCAGATGAGCTTGGGTGGCGTTGATGGCGATTCACAGCTAATCAAAGAATACTTCAAGCGCCACAAGGATTTGACCGGCAAGGAACCGGACAGCTGGGGCAGCCCGGTCACCTATGCCAGCTTGCAAGTGCTGCAGCAGTCCATCGAGCGTGTGGGCAAGATCGACCGCCCGGCGATTCTGCGTGAGATCAAGACTGGCTCGTTCGAAACGGTGCTGGGTCCGATCAAATTCGAGAACCAGCAACTGTCTGGCATTTTTCTCGTCGGCCAATGGCAAAACGGTGTATTCCAGGGTGTCGGGCCGAGCGCCATTAAAGGCGCGAAACCGGCCGTAATTCCCAAGCCGGTCTGGAAAAACTGA
- a CDS encoding SphA family protein, which translates to MTFNTSTTLSSISLAALMMLAAAPVMATEGGGSIYPNGAENYMVGALPPPGVYYLLYGSRYEASTLRDNNGNKIPLDFNVKATALVPRVTWVTDKQLLGGQLAFYAFAPLVDVKVRVGSVSASDSGLGDMTFGGGLGYHASPNLHYAFAVDVNAPTGRYDKNAIANVGRNYWNAEPFFALTYVQGTGFNGDIKVMYDFNARNKDTDYRSGQELHADFSAGWAFGNGWTVGAGGYAYQQTTSDKQAGKEVPNNRGRAFALGPSIKYDNGKGWFITAKLEKEFSVRNRAEGGGLKIKAVLPF; encoded by the coding sequence ATGACATTCAACACTTCGACAACGCTCAGCAGCATCTCGCTTGCAGCTCTCATGATGCTGGCGGCGGCGCCGGTAATGGCCACCGAGGGCGGCGGCAGCATTTACCCTAACGGTGCGGAAAACTACATGGTTGGCGCATTGCCGCCACCAGGCGTCTACTACCTGTTGTACGGATCACGCTATGAAGCCAGCACGTTGCGCGACAACAATGGCAACAAAATTCCGCTCGACTTCAATGTCAAGGCTACCGCGCTCGTGCCCAGAGTCACCTGGGTTACCGACAAGCAGCTTCTCGGTGGCCAGTTGGCGTTCTACGCGTTTGCACCCCTCGTGGATGTGAAGGTTCGTGTTGGTAGCGTCAGCGCCTCCGATTCCGGACTCGGCGACATGACCTTCGGGGGTGGTCTTGGCTATCATGCGTCGCCCAATCTTCACTACGCATTTGCGGTGGATGTGAACGCGCCGACCGGACGCTATGACAAGAATGCAATCGCCAATGTGGGTCGGAACTACTGGAATGCTGAACCGTTTTTTGCGTTGACCTATGTACAGGGCACCGGCTTTAACGGTGATATAAAAGTCATGTACGACTTCAATGCCCGCAACAAGGACACGGACTACCGCTCAGGTCAGGAACTGCACGCCGACTTCTCCGCCGGTTGGGCTTTTGGCAATGGGTGGACGGTAGGGGCGGGTGGCTATGCCTACCAACAGACAACCAGTGACAAGCAGGCTGGGAAAGAGGTGCCCAACAATCGCGGCCGAGCGTTCGCGCTCGGTCCCTCGATCAAGTACGACAACGGAAAAGGCTGGTTCATCACTGCCAAGCTTGAGAAAGAGTTCAGCGTTCGCAACCGGGCCGAAGGCGGCGGCTTGAAGATCAAGGCGGTCCTGCCGTTTTAA